In the genome of Cryptomeria japonica chromosome 8, Sugi_1.0, whole genome shotgun sequence, one region contains:
- the LOC131027699 gene encoding uncharacterized protein LOC131027699 gives MGCCPKRAKRKPTTQPTTPAPLPPTPLALPATTAPPPPATTPQPLLPPPTAPMPPLTPASTPQPPLSTPTAPMPPPPRPPAPTPPPAPPPLPAPVKPLQASSQPKAVQPSTPVEPLLSIQTLPPVQPQSPAQPQLIQPPSPQVPLPTEENVIKHFETVHNAADVDYLIDLLDKLLESLLNRSKKEKTLQRSISSETLSDSLNGRTSSLWTSFLLSGSLFLEFVNKHIQLEKGDEGNRKVVAQILQSVGKVHWVVGGLAVVAFLLDEIGQISENRSECIELLKQMVKLAGHIRKLNYDLPQEDKILSEAITLIVEGSMMCASQLKSRTLFRFLKASVDSKSLATLQSKINQLYQDLTLRVAIEIQHQQSIAFAPWQPIYPDYAMGIEEQKKQVKKLLDLEGENMSPLAVVIYGFGAIGKTTLATVVIAGLDLKDHNYSGVEIKEDRSKNDIICMQQQILKDGFLAYTYGRNVTLRNSTEGRDHLTSAFQAQGNKPVFLFIDNALRAEDLQELFPKRLAGLPKRSRIVRRICS, from the exons ATGGGCTGCTGCCCTAAGCGCGCCAAACGCAAGCCCACTACCCAGCCCACAACCCCAGCCCCGCTCCCGCCAACGCCCCTGGCCCTGCCTGCGACCACGGCCCCTCCCCCGCCTGCAACCACGCCTCAACCTCTGCTTCCTCCCCCGACTGCGCCGATGCCTCCTCTCACTCCTGCATCCACGCCGCAACCTCCGCTCTCTACCCCGACTGCGCCAATGCCGCCTCCCCCTCGCCCGCCTGCACCCACACCGCCGCCTGCGCCGCCTCCCTTGCCTGCGCCCGTTAAACCTTTACAGGCATCTTCTCAACCTAAAGCTGTTCAGCCATCGACGCCTGTTGAGCCACTGCTGTCAATTCAGACACTGCCTCCTGTTCAACCACAATCACCTGCTCAGCCGCAACTCATACAGCCGCCGTCGCCTCAGGTGCCGCTACCCACAGAGGAAAACGTCATCAAGCATTTTGAAACCGTCCACAATGCGGCTGACGTTGATTATTTGATCGATCTCCTCGACAAGCTCTTGGAGTCTCTGCTAAATAGG TCAAAAAAAGAAAAGACGTTACAGAGAAGCATTAGTTCAGAAACTTTATCAGATTCACTGAACGGTAGAACAAGTTCATTATGGACTTCCTTTCTCCTAAGTGGATCTCTATTCCTTGAATTTGTGAATAAGCATATTCAGCTGGAGAAG GGTGACGAAGGAAACAGAAAAGTTGTAGCACAAATATTGCAAAGTGTGGGGAAGGTGCATTGGGTGGTTGGAGGGCTAGCTGTTGTAGCTTTCTTGCTAGACGAGATTGGTCAAATTTCAGAAAACCGGAGTGAATGCATAGAACTCTTAAAGCAAATGGTTAAGCTTGCTGGGCATATTAGAAAGTTGAATTATGATTTGCCTCAAGAGGACAAGATATTGAGTGAGGCGATTACATTGATTGTTGAAGGATCCATGATGTGCGCTTCTCAATTAAAGTCCAGAACACTTTTCCG GTTTTTGAAGGCTTCTGTGGACTCCAAAAGCTTGGCTACTCTACAATCGAAAATTAATCAACTGTATCAGGATCTTACATTGAGAGTAGCGATAGAAATACAACATCAGCAGTCGATTGCCTTCGCTCCTTGGCAGCCCATTTATCCAGATTATGCAA TGGGCATAGAAGAGCAGAAGAAACAAGTAAAGAAGTTGCTGGACTTGGAAGGAGAAAACATGTCACCATTGGCCGTGGTTATTTATGGATTTGGGGCCATAGGAAAGACCACCCTCGCTACTGTTGTTATTGCAGGCTTAGATCTCAAGGACCACAACTACTCAGGAGTCGAAATCAAAGAAGACCGCTCCAAGAATGACATAATATGTATGCAGCAACAAATATTGAAAGACGGTTTCCTAGCATATACTTATGGCAGGAATGTAACATTGAGAAATAGTACAGAGGGTCGGGATCATCTCACCAGCGCTTTCCAAGCCCAAGGAAACAAGCCAGTATTTCTTTTTATTGACAACGCTCTTCGCGCAGAAGACTTGCAAGAGCTTTTCCCAAAACGCTTAGCAGGCCTTCCGAAGCGTAGCAGAATAGTGCGACGGATATGCTCCTAG